A stretch of the Pongo pygmaeus isolate AG05252 chromosome 16, NHGRI_mPonPyg2-v2.0_pri, whole genome shotgun sequence genome encodes the following:
- the RPS27L gene encoding ribosomal protein eS27-like isoform X2, translating into MPLARDLLHPSLEEEKKKHKKKRLVQSPNSYFMDVKCPGCYKITTVFSHAQTVVLCVGCSTVLCQPTGGKARLTEGCSFRRKQH; encoded by the exons ATGCCT TTGGCTAGAGATTTACTACATCCGTCcttggaagaggaaaagaaaaaacataaaaagaaacgcCTAGTACAAAGTCCAAATTCTTACTTTATGGATGTAAAATGTCCAG gttgCTACAAGATCACCACGGTTTTCAGCCATGCTCAGACAGTGGTTCTTTGTGTAGGTTGTTCAACAGTGTTGTGCCAGCCTACAGGAGGAAAGGCCAGACTCACAGAAG GGTGTTCATTTAGAAGAAAGCAACACTAA
- the RPS27L gene encoding ribosomal protein eS27-like isoform X1: protein MPLARDLLHPSLEEEKKKHKKKRLVQSPNSYFMDVKCPGCYKITTVFSHAQTVVLCVGCSTVLCQPTGGKARLTEGISFGILQPSDEIDDYKCLYLH from the exons ATGCCT TTGGCTAGAGATTTACTACATCCGTCcttggaagaggaaaagaaaaaacataaaaagaaacgcCTAGTACAAAGTCCAAATTCTTACTTTATGGATGTAAAATGTCCAG gttgCTACAAGATCACCACGGTTTTCAGCCATGCTCAGACAGTGGTTCTTTGTGTAGGTTGTTCAACAGTGTTGTGCCAGCCTACAGGAGGAAAGGCCAGACTCACAGAAGGTATATCATTTGGCATTCTCCAACCCAGTGATGAGATTGATGATTATAAATGTCTCTATCTTCACTGA